One genomic region from Mycobacterium basiliense encodes:
- a CDS encoding ABC transporter permease — MSAPALDPTAALTSNGSGSGVGNPRPSTRTQWWVLTVRFIAPALTNGELITAIGASVGFTAGFYIPFSIPWNHYVGGSGISSSLGQYVTPLITLQAVSFAAISSAFRAATDSLDGVNRRFRSMPIAPLTPVLARVSAAVYRCCVGLTVSLLCGYAIGFRFHHGPLYFAGFCALVIVIGTLLSFAADLVGTATKNPEAMLPLLTLPILIFGLLSVGLMPVKLFPHWIQPIVRNQPISQFVTALRALAGDTTKSAVPVTWPVMAPTLAWLVGFVVLLVPTSIIILSRRP; from the coding sequence ATGAGCGCGCCGGCTTTGGATCCGACCGCGGCCCTGACCTCCAATGGGTCCGGGTCGGGTGTCGGGAACCCGCGCCCGTCGACGCGCACGCAGTGGTGGGTGCTTACGGTGCGCTTCATCGCGCCCGCCCTGACCAACGGCGAGCTGATCACCGCCATCGGCGCATCGGTGGGTTTCACCGCCGGCTTCTATATACCGTTTTCCATACCGTGGAATCACTACGTGGGTGGCTCGGGAATCAGCAGCAGCTTGGGGCAATACGTCACCCCGCTGATCACGCTGCAGGCCGTCTCGTTCGCCGCCATTTCGTCGGCTTTCCGGGCGGCGACCGATTCGCTGGACGGCGTCAATCGGCGCTTCAGGTCCATGCCGATCGCGCCGTTGACGCCGGTGCTGGCGCGGGTGTCGGCCGCCGTGTACCGATGCTGCGTTGGTTTGACGGTGTCGCTGCTCTGTGGCTACGCGATCGGGTTCCGGTTCCATCACGGGCCGCTGTATTTCGCCGGCTTTTGCGCACTGGTGATCGTCATCGGGACCTTGTTGTCCTTCGCCGCGGATCTGGTCGGCACCGCTACCAAAAACCCCGAGGCGATGCTGCCGTTGCTGACGTTGCCCATCTTGATCTTCGGGCTGCTGTCAGTCGGTCTGATGCCGGTCAAGTTGTTTCCGCACTGGATCCAGCCCATCGTCCGCAATCAACCGATCTCCCAGTTCGTGACGGCGCTGCGGGCGCTGGCCGGGGACACCACCAAGTCGGCCGTCCCGGTGACATGGCCGGTCATGGCTCCGACGCTGGCCTGGCTGGTCGGCTTCGTGGTGCTTTTGGTGCCCACATCCATCATCATTTTGTCGAGGCGGCCGTGA
- a CDS encoding type I polyketide synthase — MSIPDNAIAVVGMAGKFPGANDVSAFWSNLRRGKESIVTLSEQELRDAGVSEKTLADPAYVRRAPLLDGIEEFDADFFGFPPLAAQVLDPQHRLFLQCAWHALEDAGCDPAQFDGSIGVYGTSSPSGYLLHNLLSHRDPNAVLAEGLNFDQFSLFLQNDKDFLATRISHAFNLRGPSIAVQTACSSSLVAVHLACLSLLSGECDLALAGGSSLCIPHRVGYWNSPGSMVSAVGHCRPFDVRGDGTVFGSGVAMVALRPLQAAIDAGDRIHAVIRGSAINNDGSAKMGYAAPNPAAQADVIAEAHAVSGIDSSTVSYIETHGTGTPLGDPIEIQGLRTAFEVSQTPRPGPCVIGSVKSNIGHLEVAAGIAGLVKTILCLKHKAIPATLHYTSPNPELRLEQSPFVVQNKYGPWEWDGVLRAGVSSFGVGGTNAHVVVEEPPAVAAHTDPAGPQVLLLSAKTAAALGESRTALATALEKSDGPDLSDVAYSLTRRRKHNITMAAVVHDREHAASVLKAAEHDNVFVGESAADGERGDTSTPVTDRVVFLFPGQGAQHVGMAKGLYDTEPVFTEHFDNCAAGFRDEMGIDLHTEVFGGSTTDLERIDRSQPALFTVEYALARLVDTYGVRAGAYIGYSTGEYIAATLAGVFDLETAIKTVSLRARLMHEAPPGAMVAVALGPDDVEQYLAPGVELSAVNDPGNCVVAGPKDAIRAFSQRLDQAGIPVRRVRATHAFHTSSMDPMLAEFQDFLSRQQLRAPGTRMLSNLTGTWMSEQQVTDPASWTRQISSAIRFADELDVVLSEPGRILVEVGPGGSLTGSAMRHPKWSGGHRSVRLMRHPIQNADDRDTFLRALGELWSAGVEVDWTPRRAAQPHLVSLPGYPFARQRHWIEPKHNAWAQVPAATNGSAISAGVGAGSDAAAGDAADGGESQTEATLQRIWSQCLGVNSVDRNANFFDMGGDSLMAISIAMSAANEGLTITPQDMYEYPTLAALTGAVDASFAASGLAKPPEPEANPAILPNIAYFLEQGLRDAGRWRVPLILRLDPKVGEADIRAVLTAVVNHHDALRLHLVDRAGIWEQHIAAPGEFTLLSTRTLPADVPAGSPEERTAVSTIVAELVSQQEVPAAPLAAVHITGAPGSPHYLGLALQELVSDDASRQILGTDLLTAFGQRLADQDITLEPVTTGWREWSVRCTALATHPAALDSRSFWLENFDKVTLWPANTAPNGDATPPAADDLTLLSSTLSGEQTSEIDDARRRFRRSVQEILLAALGRTIGKTIGEGMVAVDLEGEGRSVLRPDVDVRRTLGWFSTYYPVPLACSKGTGATALQELDAVHDTLKSVPHYGIGYGLLRYIYAATGRVLGAQRTPDIHFRYAGVLPELPSVDAPVQFDSDITAPVRETVPGLGHAIELRAYRAGGSLHLDWWYDTRRIPATTAEALMQNFPGALTELIQEGIAAEHEESETVGVTEVGALVDLSSLD, encoded by the coding sequence GTGAGCATCCCCGACAACGCAATTGCGGTGGTCGGCATGGCCGGCAAGTTCCCGGGAGCCAACGATGTGTCGGCTTTTTGGAGCAACCTGCGGCGTGGCAAGGAATCGATCGTCACGCTGTCCGAGCAGGAGCTACGCGATGCCGGCGTCAGCGAGAAGACACTGGCCGATCCGGCGTATGTGCGTCGCGCACCGCTACTCGACGGGATCGAGGAGTTCGACGCCGATTTCTTCGGTTTTCCGCCGCTGGCCGCGCAAGTGCTAGACCCGCAACACCGGTTGTTCCTGCAGTGCGCCTGGCATGCGCTCGAGGACGCCGGTTGTGATCCCGCGCAGTTCGACGGCTCGATCGGCGTGTACGGCACCAGTTCCCCCAGCGGTTATCTGCTGCACAACCTGCTGTCGCATCGGGACCCCAACGCGGTATTGGCCGAGGGGCTCAACTTCGACCAATTCAGTCTGTTCTTGCAGAACGACAAGGACTTTCTGGCCACCCGGATATCGCACGCGTTCAACCTCCGCGGGCCCAGCATCGCCGTCCAGACGGCGTGCTCGTCGTCGCTGGTCGCGGTTCATCTGGCCTGCCTGAGCCTGCTGAGCGGCGAGTGCGATTTGGCGCTGGCCGGTGGGTCGTCGCTGTGCATCCCCCATCGTGTCGGCTACTGGAACTCGCCGGGTTCGATGGTGTCGGCGGTCGGCCACTGCCGGCCCTTCGACGTGCGAGGCGACGGCACGGTCTTCGGCAGCGGTGTCGCCATGGTGGCCCTGCGCCCGCTGCAGGCCGCGATCGACGCCGGGGACCGCATCCACGCGGTCATCCGCGGATCGGCAATCAACAACGACGGATCGGCGAAAATGGGTTACGCCGCGCCTAATCCGGCCGCCCAAGCCGACGTCATCGCCGAAGCGCACGCGGTGTCCGGCATCGATTCGTCGACCGTCAGCTATATCGAGACCCACGGAACCGGCACCCCGCTGGGTGACCCCATCGAAATCCAAGGACTTCGAACAGCTTTCGAGGTGTCCCAAACCCCCCGACCCGGCCCATGCGTCATAGGGTCGGTCAAATCGAACATCGGCCACCTCGAAGTCGCCGCCGGAATCGCGGGTCTGGTCAAAACCATTCTGTGCCTCAAGCACAAGGCGATTCCCGCGACCCTGCACTACACCAGCCCGAACCCGGAACTGCGACTCGAGCAGAGTCCGTTCGTCGTACAGAACAAGTACGGCCCATGGGAATGGGACGGGGTGCTTCGAGCCGGGGTGAGCTCGTTCGGGGTGGGTGGAACCAACGCACACGTCGTGGTGGAAGAACCACCGGCCGTTGCGGCGCACACCGATCCGGCCGGCCCACAGGTGCTGCTCTTATCAGCGAAAACAGCTGCCGCGCTTGGGGAGTCACGAACCGCGTTGGCCACCGCGTTGGAGAAGTCAGACGGTCCGGACCTCTCCGACGTCGCCTATTCACTGACCCGGCGCCGCAAGCACAACATCACGATGGCCGCCGTCGTTCACGACCGTGAGCACGCGGCCAGCGTCTTGAAGGCGGCCGAGCACGACAATGTGTTCGTTGGCGAATCCGCCGCCGATGGCGAGCGTGGTGACACCAGCACACCGGTCACAGACCGGGTCGTGTTCCTGTTTCCCGGGCAAGGCGCCCAGCACGTCGGAATGGCAAAGGGGCTTTACGACACCGAGCCCGTGTTCACCGAGCACTTCGACAACTGCGCCGCGGGATTTCGCGACGAGATGGGCATTGATCTACACACCGAGGTGTTCGGCGGGAGCACAACGGATCTCGAGCGCATCGATCGCTCGCAACCCGCCCTGTTCACAGTGGAATACGCGCTGGCGCGATTGGTCGACACCTACGGGGTGCGGGCCGGAGCGTACATCGGCTACAGCACCGGCGAATACATTGCGGCCACCCTGGCCGGGGTGTTCGATCTCGAGACGGCGATCAAAACGGTGTCGCTGCGTGCCCGTTTGATGCATGAGGCGCCGCCGGGCGCCATGGTCGCGGTGGCTCTCGGCCCCGATGATGTCGAGCAGTACCTTGCTCCGGGCGTTGAGCTGTCCGCGGTGAACGATCCGGGTAACTGCGTGGTTGCCGGGCCAAAAGATGCCATTCGAGCCTTCAGCCAGCGCCTTGACCAGGCCGGCATCCCGGTTCGGCGAGTGCGTGCGACCCACGCATTTCACACCAGCTCAATGGATCCCATGCTGGCGGAGTTCCAGGACTTCCTGTCCCGACAGCAGCTACGTGCCCCGGGTACGCGGATGCTGAGCAACCTGACCGGGACCTGGATGTCCGAGCAGCAGGTGACCGATCCAGCCAGCTGGACGCGGCAGATCAGCTCCGCGATCAGGTTCGCCGACGAACTCGACGTGGTGCTCTCCGAGCCGGGCCGAATATTGGTCGAGGTCGGTCCTGGCGGGAGCCTGACCGGTTCGGCGATGCGGCACCCCAAGTGGTCCGGCGGGCACCGCTCGGTAAGGCTCATGCGCCACCCGATTCAAAACGCCGATGACCGCGATACGTTCCTGCGGGCCCTGGGTGAACTCTGGTCGGCGGGCGTCGAGGTCGACTGGACGCCCCGGCGCGCGGCTCAACCACACCTGGTCTCTTTGCCTGGTTATCCATTTGCCCGACAACGCCATTGGATCGAGCCCAAGCACAACGCCTGGGCCCAGGTGCCCGCCGCGACCAACGGCTCAGCAATCAGCGCGGGCGTGGGCGCTGGGTCCGATGCTGCCGCGGGTGACGCGGCCGACGGCGGGGAATCCCAGACCGAAGCGACCCTGCAGCGCATCTGGTCACAGTGCTTGGGCGTGAACTCGGTGGATCGAAACGCCAACTTCTTCGACATGGGCGGCGATTCCCTGATGGCCATCAGCATCGCGATGAGCGCCGCCAACGAGGGTCTGACCATCACGCCCCAAGATATGTACGAATACCCGACGTTGGCCGCACTGACCGGCGCGGTCGATGCCTCGTTTGCGGCCAGCGGGTTGGCGAAACCTCCCGAACCCGAAGCGAATCCAGCGATCCTGCCGAACATCGCGTACTTCCTCGAGCAAGGATTGCGCGACGCCGGTCGTTGGCGGGTTCCGCTGATCCTCCGGCTGGACCCCAAGGTGGGCGAAGCAGATATCCGGGCCGTGCTGACCGCGGTGGTCAACCACCACGACGCGTTGCGCCTGCACCTCGTCGATCGCGCCGGGATATGGGAGCAGCACATCGCAGCACCCGGGGAGTTCACTCTGCTGTCGACCCGAACGCTGCCAGCCGATGTGCCGGCCGGAAGCCCCGAGGAGCGGACAGCGGTATCCACCATCGTGGCCGAACTGGTCAGCCAGCAAGAGGTGCCAGCGGCACCGCTGGCCGCCGTGCATATCACCGGGGCCCCCGGCAGCCCGCACTACCTGGGTCTTGCGCTACAGGAGCTGGTCAGTGATGACGCATCTCGGCAAATCCTGGGTACCGACCTGCTCACCGCGTTCGGGCAACGGCTGGCGGACCAGGACATCACCTTGGAACCGGTGACCACCGGATGGCGGGAATGGTCAGTGCGCTGCACGGCGCTTGCCACCCATCCGGCGGCCTTGGACAGTCGCTCCTTCTGGCTCGAAAACTTCGACAAGGTAACCCTTTGGCCGGCCAACACCGCCCCCAATGGCGACGCCACACCGCCTGCCGCCGACGACCTGACCCTGTTGTCGTCCACGCTGAGCGGCGAGCAAACGTCGGAGATCGACGATGCACGGCGCCGATTCCGGCGGTCGGTACAGGAAATCCTGCTGGCCGCCCTGGGCCGAACGATAGGAAAGACGATCGGTGAGGGCATGGTCGCCGTGGACCTCGAGGGTGAGGGGCGTTCCGTGCTGCGACCTGACGTCGACGTGCGCAGAACGCTTGGCTGGTTCTCCACGTACTATCCGGTTCCGCTGGCGTGCTCCAAGGGAACGGGCGCAACGGCGCTTCAGGAGCTGGATGCCGTACACGACACCCTTAAATCCGTACCGCACTACGGAATTGGATACGGGCTGCTGCGATACATCTACGCAGCTACCGGCCGAGTCCTGGGTGCGCAACGCACTCCTGACATCCACTTCCGGTATGCGGGCGTGCTCCCCGAGCTACCGTCCGTCGACGCTCCGGTGCAGTTCGACTCCGATATCACCGCGCCGGTGCGTGAAACGGTCCCCGGGCTGGGCCACGCCATCGAACTTCGGGCGTATCGCGCCGGCGGCTCGCTGCACCTGGATTGGTGGTACGACACCCGGCGAATCCCGGCGACAACCGCGGAAGCGTTGATGCAAAACTTCCCGGGCGCGCTGACCGAGCTGATCCAGGAGGGTATCGCCGCAGAGCACGAAGAGAGCGAAACCGTCGGCGTTACCGAGGTGGGTGCGCTGGTCGACCTGTCGAGCCTCGACTGA
- a CDS encoding ATP-binding cassette domain-containing protein — protein MPNSNKAVVVSEIRKTYGDVVALTDISFDVGRGEVIGLLGPNGAGKTTMVDILSTLTRPDRGSATVAGHDVVSEPAGVRRSIMVTGQQAAVDDMLTGEQNLVMFGRLYGLSKSSARTRAQELLKQFDLVNAAKRRVSTYSGGMRRRIDIACGLVVQPQVAFLDEPTTGLDPRSRQAIWDLVASFKKLGVATLLTTQYLEEADALSDRIILIDHGTIIAEGTANELKHRAGDTFCEIVPRDLKNLDAIVAALGSLLPEQSRAILTPESDRITMPAPDGTRILIEAARRIDEANIELADIALRRPSLDDVFLALTADPSEAHALSHIESGAMR, from the coding sequence ATGCCCAATAGCAATAAGGCTGTGGTAGTCAGCGAGATTCGCAAGACCTACGGCGACGTAGTGGCCCTGACGGATATCAGTTTCGATGTCGGGCGCGGTGAAGTCATCGGCCTGCTCGGCCCCAACGGAGCGGGCAAGACCACCATGGTGGACATCTTGTCAACGCTGACCAGGCCCGATCGTGGGTCGGCGACGGTCGCCGGCCACGACGTGGTGTCCGAACCGGCCGGTGTACGCCGCTCGATCATGGTCACCGGACAACAAGCGGCCGTCGATGACATGCTGACCGGCGAGCAGAACCTGGTGATGTTCGGTCGTCTGTACGGGCTGAGCAAGTCCAGCGCGCGCACCCGAGCGCAGGAACTGCTCAAGCAATTCGACCTCGTCAACGCCGCCAAACGCCGGGTGAGTACCTACTCGGGCGGGATGCGCCGGCGGATAGACATCGCATGCGGACTGGTGGTTCAACCGCAGGTTGCGTTCTTAGACGAGCCCACCACCGGATTGGATCCGCGTAGCCGGCAAGCAATTTGGGATCTGGTGGCCAGTTTCAAGAAGCTCGGCGTGGCCACCTTGTTGACCACGCAGTATCTGGAGGAGGCGGACGCGCTCAGTGACCGGATCATCTTGATCGACCACGGCACGATCATCGCCGAAGGCACCGCCAACGAGCTCAAACACCGCGCCGGCGACACCTTCTGCGAAATAGTGCCGCGGGATCTGAAGAATCTGGACGCCATCGTTGCCGCGCTCGGTTCGCTGCTGCCCGAGCAAAGCCGGGCCATCCTCACCCCGGAGTCAGACCGCATCACCATGCCGGCGCCGGACGGGACGAGGATCCTCATCGAGGCCGCACGCAGGATCGATGAAGCGAACATCGAGCTGGCCGACATTGCGCTGCGCCGTCCGTCGCTCGACGACGTATTCCTTGCGCTGACAGCCGATCCCAGTGAAGCCCACGCTCTGAGCCACATTGAGTCCGGGGCGATGCGATGA
- a CDS encoding ABC transporter permease, whose amino-acid sequence MTTMTTQEVGFAPVSLRHPDNSVRLLVSNTLVQTKRILTRWARDLITVVEALVLPILFLLTLYIVLGNLIYAMTHDNALYSIVPLIALGAAITGSTFVAIDLMRERTSGLLTRLWVLPVHRASGLLARILADAVRILFTTVVMLGVGMIMGFRFREGALASLVWLCVPVILGIAFAVIVTTVAFYAAEVLVVEAVEVAQALAIFFSTGMLPLDQYPHWVQPVVAHQPVSYAVAAMRGLSAGGPVLWPMIATVLWSVGIVAACAVPMAIGYRRASTH is encoded by the coding sequence GTGACCACCATGACAACGCAAGAAGTCGGGTTTGCACCGGTAAGTTTGCGTCACCCGGACAATTCGGTTCGGCTGCTCGTCTCGAATACCTTGGTACAGACCAAACGGATCCTCACCCGGTGGGCCCGCGACCTCATCACCGTCGTTGAGGCCCTCGTGTTACCGATCCTGTTCCTGCTGACGTTGTACATCGTGCTCGGCAACTTGATCTATGCCATGACCCACGACAACGCGCTCTACAGCATCGTGCCGCTCATTGCGTTGGGCGCCGCGATCACCGGCTCGACGTTCGTCGCGATCGACCTGATGCGTGAGCGCACCAGTGGACTGCTTACCCGCTTATGGGTGTTGCCGGTGCACCGCGCATCGGGCCTGCTCGCCCGAATCCTGGCCGACGCGGTCCGCATTCTGTTCACCACCGTGGTAATGCTCGGCGTGGGAATGATTATGGGCTTTCGGTTTCGCGAAGGTGCGCTCGCGAGCCTCGTATGGCTCTGTGTGCCAGTGATTTTGGGCATCGCATTCGCCGTCATTGTCACCACCGTGGCGTTCTACGCCGCGGAGGTATTGGTGGTAGAGGCCGTTGAGGTGGCACAAGCGCTGGCGATCTTCTTTTCTACCGGCATGTTGCCGCTGGACCAATACCCGCACTGGGTTCAGCCGGTGGTCGCGCATCAGCCGGTGAGCTATGCCGTTGCGGCCATGCGCGGATTGTCGGCGGGCGGCCCGGTTTTGTGGCCGATGATCGCGACGGTGTTGTGGAGTGTGGGCATTGTGGCCGCCTGCGCGGTGCCCATGGCCATCGGCTACCGACGGGCCAGCACGCATTGA